In one Brienomyrus brachyistius isolate T26 chromosome 7, BBRACH_0.4, whole genome shotgun sequence genomic region, the following are encoded:
- the LOC125745769 gene encoding transcriptional activator protein Pur-beta gives MADGDSGSERGGSSGGGGGSGFQHFQREQETQELASKRLDIQNKRFYLDVKQNSKGRFIKIAEVGAGGSKSRLTLSMSVAAEFRDYLGDFIEHYAQLGPSSPEQIAQSSGGEDGGPRRALKSEFLVRENRKYYLDLKENQRGRFLRIRQTINRGPGFGVGGPGGGMQAGQTIALPAQGLIEFRDALAKLIDDYGGDDEELTGGAAAGGYGELPEGTSIMVDSKRFFFDVGSNKYGVFLRVSEVKPSYRNSITIPFKAWGKFGGAFCRYAEEMKEIQERQRDKMYERREESEGEDVDDD, from the coding sequence ATGGCGGATGGAGACAGCGGGAGCGAGCGCGGTGGAAGCAGTGGAGGCGGGGGTGGCAGCGGCTTCCAGCATTTCCAGAGGGAACAGGAGACCCAGGAGCTGGCGTCCAAAAGGCTCGACATCCAGAACAAGCGCTTCTACCTTGACGTGAAGCAGAATTCGAAGGGCAGGTTCATCAAGATAGCGGAGGTCGGAGCCGGGGGCTCCAAGAGCCGCCTGACCCTCTCCATGTCCGTGGCGGCCGAGTTCCGCGACTATCTTGGGGACTTCATTGAACACTACGCCCAGCTTGGGCCGAGCAGCCCGGAGCAGATCGCGCAGTCCTCAGGGGGCGAGGACGGCGGGCCGCGGCGGGCCCTGAAGAGCGAGTTCTTGGTCCGAGAGAATCGAAAATACTACCTCGATCTGAAGGAGAACCAGCGGGGAAGGTTTCTCCGGATCCGACAGACGATCAATCGCGGGCCCGGCTTCGGGGTAGGGGGCCCCGGAGGCGGCATGCAGGCCGGCCAGACGATCGCGCTGCCGGCGCAGGGCTTGATAGAGTTCCGAGACGCCCTGGCCAAGCTGATAGATGATTATGGCGGAGATGACGAGGAGCTGACAGGCGGCGCCGCCGCCGGGGGCTACGGCGAGCTCCCGGAGGGCACATCGATCATGGTGGACTCCAAGCGCTTCTTCTTTGATGTCGGGTCCAACAAATACGGCGTGTTCCTGAGAGTCAGTGAGGTGAAGCCGAGCTACAGGAACTCCATCACGATTCCCTTCAAAGCGTGGGGCAAGTTCGGCGGCGCCTTTTGCCGGTACGCCGAAGAGATGAAGGagatccaggagaggcagaGGGATAAAATGTACGAGCGGAGAGAGGAGTCGGAAGGGGAGGACGTGGACGACGACTGA
- the il1b gene encoding interleukin-1 beta, with product MCDTGFELNQALERSDGFGVNLEMSSQRPFKREGSLCDLHSGIKLEVTLHPHNMRQVVNLIIATHRIKNNQRLNGTEFSDQELLSIMLESVVEECVVKDVVDQTQSSDTVFTSLSRMEECNVCDQYQKSLVLNEEGLELQAMWLQGGTFYHRVRLNLSTYVSPSLPGGYAQPVALGIAGTNLYLSCSMKQETPILQLEEVSNSSKLKIINAQADMARFLFFKRGSALTMTSFESAKYNGWYISTAKENGERVDMCTMQNSSRLTSFMVKQV from the exons ATGTGCGACACTGGTTTCGAACTTAACCAGGCTCTAGAGCG GTCTGATGGATTTGGTGTTAATCTCGAAATGAGCTCACAGCGCCCATTTAAG CGGGAGGGATCGTTGTGTGACCTGCACTCTGGGATTAAGCTGGAGGTGACCCTGCACCCTCACAACATGCGGCAAGTGGTCAACCTCATCATCGCCACACACAGgatcaagaacaaccaaaggCTGAATGGCACAGAGTTCAGCGACCAGGAGCTGCTCAGCATCATGCTGGAGAGTGTTGTTGAAG AGTGTGTGGTGAAGGACGTCGTTGACCAAACACAGAGCAGTGACACTGTATTCACCAGCCTGAGCCGCATGGAGGAGTGCAACGTGTGCGACCAGTACCAGAAGAGTCTAGTGCTGAATGAGGAGGGTCTGGAGCTGCAGGCCATGTGGCTGCAGGGCGGCACTTTCTATCACAGAG TGAGACTGAACCTGTCGACATATGTGAGTCCGAGTCTCCCGGGTGGCTACGCTCAGCCCGTCGCCCTGGGCATCGCTGGGACCAACCTCTACCTGTCATGCTCCATGAAGCAAGAAACGCCCATTCTCCAGCTGGAG GAGGTCAGCAATAGCTCCAAGCTGAAAATCATCAATGCCCAAGCTGACATGGCACGCTTCCTGTTCTTCAAGAGGGGCTCTGCCCTGACCATGACCAGCTTCGAGTCTGCCAAGTACAACGGGTGGTACATCAGCACCGCTAAGGAGAACGGAGAACGTGTGGACATGTGCACCATGCAAAATAGCAGTCGTCTCACATCCTTCATGGTCAAACAGGTGTGA